In Rhinopithecus roxellana isolate Shanxi Qingling chromosome 16, ASM756505v1, whole genome shotgun sequence, a single genomic region encodes these proteins:
- the FANCG gene encoding Fanconi anemia group G protein encodes MSRQTTSVGSSCLDLWREKNDRLVRQAKVAQNSDLTLRRRQLAQDALEGLRGLLHSLQGLPAAVPVLPLELTVICNFIILRASLAQGFTEDQAQDIQRGLERVLETQEQRGPRLEQGLRELWDSALRASCLLPELLSALHRLAGLQAALWLSADRLGDLALLLETLNDSQSGASEDLLLLLKTWSPPAEELDAPLTLQDAQGLKDVLLTAFAYRRGLQELITGNPDKALSSLHEVASGLCPRPVLVQVYTALGSCHRKMGNPQRALLYLVAALKEGSAWGPPLLEASRLYQQLGDTPAELESLELLVEALNVPYSSKAPQFLIEVELLLPPPDLASPLHCGTQSQAKHILASRCLQTGRAEDAAEHYLDLLALLLDSSEPRFSPPPSPPGPCMPEVFLEAAVALIQAGRAQDALTLCEELLSRTSSLLPKMSRLWEDARKGTKELPYCPLWVSATHLLQGQAWVQLGAQKVAISEFSRCLELLFRTTPEEKEQGAASNCEQGCKSDVALQQLRAAALISRGLEWVASGQDTKALQDFLLGVQMCPGNGDTYFHLLQTLKRLDRRDEATALWWRLEAQTKGPQEDAMWSLPLYLESYLSWIRPSDRDAFLEEFRTSLPKSCDL; translated from the exons ATGTCCCGCCAGACCACCTCTGTGGGCTCCAGCTGCCTGGACCTGTGGAGGGAAAAGAATGACCGGCTCGTTCGACAGGCCAAG GTGGCTCAGAACTCCGATCTGACTCTGAGGCGACGACAGTTGGCTCAGGATGCACTGGAAGGTCTCAGAGGGCTCCTCCATAGTCTGCAAG GGCTCCCTGCCGCAGTTCCTGTTCTCCCCTTGGAGCTGACTGTCATCTGCAACTTCATTATCCTGAGGGCAAGCTTGGCCCAGGGTTTCACAGAGGATCAGGCCCAGGATATCCAGCGGGGCCTAGAGAGAG TGCTGGAGACGCAGGAGCAGCGGGGGCCCAGGTTGGAACAGGGGCTCAGGGAGCTGTGGGACTCTGCCCTTCGTGCTTCCTGCCTTCTGCCAGAGCTGCTATCTGCCCTGCACCGCCTGGCTGGCCTGCAGGCTGCCCTCTGGTTGAGCGCTGACCGTCTTGGGGACTTGGCCTTGTTGCTAGAGACCCTGAATGACAGCCAG AGTGGAGCCTCTGAGGATCTGCTGTTACTTCTGAAAACTTGGAGTCCCCCAGCTGAGGAATTAGATGCTCCGTTGACCCTGCAGGATGCCCAGGGATTGAAGGATGTCCTCCTGACCGCATTTGCCTACCGCCGAG GTCTCCAGGAGCTGATCACAGGGAACCCAGATAAGGCACTAAGCAGCCTTCATGAAGTGGCCTCAGGCCTGTGTCCACGGCCTGTGTTGGTCCAGGTGTACACAGCACTGGGGTCCTGTCACCGTAAGATG GGAAATCCACAGAGAGCGCTGTTGTACTTGGTTGCAGCCCTGAAAGAGGGATCAGCCTGGGGTCCTCCGCTTCTGGAGGCCTCTAGACTCTATCAGCAACTGGGGGACACACCAGCAGAGCTGGAAAGTCTGGAGCTGCTAGTTGAG gcCTTAAATGTCCCTTACAGTTCCAAAGCCCCACAGTTTCTCATTGAGGTAGAATTACTACTGCCACCACCTGACCTAGCCTCACCCCTTCATTGTGGCACTCAGAGCCAGGCCAAGCACATACTAGCAAGCAGGTGCCTGCAGACGGGGAG GGCAGAGGACGCTGCAGAGCATTACTTGGACCTGCTGGCCCTGTTGCTGGATAGTTCGGAGCCAAGG TtctccccacccccctcccctccAGGGCCCTGTATGCCTGAGGTGTTTTTGGAAGCAGCGGTAGCACTGATCCAGGCAGGCAGAGCCCAAGATGCCTTGACTCTATGTGAGGAGTTGCTCAGCCGCACATCATCTCTGCTACCCAAGATGTCCCGGCTGTGGGAAGATGCCAGAAAAGGAACCAAGGAACTGCCATACTGCCCACTCTGGGTCTCTGCCACCCACCTGCTTCAGGGCCAGGCCTGGGTACAACTGGGTGCCCAAAAAGTGGCAATTAGTGAATTTAGCAG GTGTCTCGAGCTGCTCTTCCGGACCACAcctgaggaaaaagaacaag GGGCAGCTTCCAACTGTGAGCAAGGATGTAAGTCAGATGTGGCACTGCAGCAGCTTCGGGCAGCCGCCCTCATTAGTCGTGGACTGGAATGGGTAGCCAGCGGCCAGGATACCAAAGCCTTACAGGACTTCCTCCTCGGTGTGCAGATGTGCCCAG gtaatGGAGACACTTACTTTCACCTGCTTCAGACTCTGAAGAGGCTAGATCGGAGGgatgaggccactgcactctggtggAGGCTGGAGGCCCAAACTAAGGGGCCACAGGAAGATGCTATGTG GTCTCTCCCCCTGTACCTAGAAAGCTATTTGAGCTGGATCCGCCCCTCTGATCGGGATGCCTTCCTTGAAGAGTTTCGGACATCTCTGCCAAAGTCTTGTGACCTGTAG